In Festucalex cinctus isolate MCC-2025b chromosome 5, RoL_Fcin_1.0, whole genome shotgun sequence, a single genomic region encodes these proteins:
- the mlxip gene encoding MLX-interacting protein isoform X2, with the protein MASRHQSSRQRESKQLRDDDDDDDDSDAEETGPSRSPSPSPSRGTRRSQIIHSGHFMVSSPHSEHPPKKGYDFDTVNKQTCQTYHFGKASTSQISIDASLTKLFECMTLAYSGKLVSPKWKNFKGLKLLWRDKIRLNNAIWRAWYMQYVERRQNPVCHFVTPLDGNIDLEAHRTSEMITTEGKCWKRRIEIVTREYHKWRTYFKKRLQKHKDDDLSSLLKDEESEPPVPMELESLFDMEVLMSEVPDTLFSTLVSHQTTAWTNPKENAHVVNADMIQPGLMQLQPNLDFPFDPLQDLFHSFRPPVFLPVSPTAPSVTPLPSSSCPSQGQLLSSMQLADGHIPSRMTSGTSVGSIADNYLPLYPGQVELSDHAAISPHIPLVSPCLPAVVAPLVPATLDAAAALGETTVISPSSAPAAGSACTHPPPPPPRTPSLVPLLAAPVPPPTLPYTFARPRHPQPTKANKKRDLKKITPANPIAPQQLFITSVIPTVKTDVTSSPSVLITHCGVAGGFTVVPKTPTSPQCIVPSENSFSSSHRTQEPPSGVVQGQPGTGQGSPCALDQVPSPPSLISSSTTPQIPRRAHIAEQKRRSNINHCFKTLGSLIPTLNSQANVSIAVKMQKTVEHIEKLKQEREQMQEDIRKLQEEITSLKVSINLCHDQMPATGAQVTQRRFDHMQHRFTEYVKLRSRQDWKFWIFSVIIKPLFESFNKMVSTASATELCKTTLEWLERHCSLVALRPMVSNSLCHLSTSTSILSDPSRLPEEAIQALRHGEVEPRSQAS; encoded by the exons ATGGCTTCGAGGCACCAGAGTTCCAGGCAGCGAGAGAGTAAACAACTgcgggacgacgacgacgacgatgacgactcGGACGCCGAGGAGACGGGCCCGAGCCGCAGCCCCAGCCCGAGCCCAAGCCGGGGCACCCGTCGGTCGCAGATCATCCACAGCGGGCACTTCATGGTATCCTCGCCACACAGCGAGCACCCGCCGAAGAAAGGCTACGACTTCGACACCGTCAACAAACAGACCTGTCAGACGTACCACTTCGGCAAGGCCAGCACATCGCAAATCTCCATCGACGCCTCGCTCACCAAACTCTTCGAGTGCATGACGCTGGCCTACAG TGGTAAACTGGTGTCTCCCAAATGGAAAAACTTCAAAGGTCTGAAGCTGCTGTGGAGGGACAAGATCCGCCTCAACAACGCCATCTGGAGGGCCTGGTATATGCAGT ATGTGGAAAGAAGACAAAATCCCGTTTGTCATTTTGTGACCCCACTGGATGGAAACATAGATCTGGAAGCGCATCGTACTTCAGag ATGATCACCACAGAGGGCAAATGCTGGAAGAGAAGAATAGAAATTGTCACCCGAGAGTATCACAAGTGGAGGACCTACTTCAAGAAAAGA TTGCAGAAGCACAAGGATGACGACCTTTCGAGTTTGCTCAAG GATGAAGAGAGCGAGCCCCCCGTGCCCATGGAGCTGGAGAGCCTCTTCGACATGGAGGTGCTGATGTCCGAGGTGCCTGACACGCTATTCTCCACCTTGGTCTCACACCAGACCACCGCCTGGACCAACCCCAAGGAGAACG CTCATGTGGTGAATGCAGACATGATACAACCGGGCCTCATGCAGTTGCAGCCCAACCTGGACTTCCCTTTCGATCCACTACAAG ACTTATTTCACAGCTTCCGTCCGCCCGTCTTCCTCCCCGTTTCCCCCACCGCACCATCAGTCACCCCACTGCCCAGCAGCAGCTGTCCGTCGCAG GGCCAGTTGTTGTCGTCCATGCAGCTCGCAGACGGCCACATCCCGTCTCGCATGACCAGTGGAACCAGTGTCGGTTCCATTGCGGACAACTACTTGCCTCTTTATCCGGGCCAGGTGGAGCTCAGTGACCACGCAGCCATCTCCCCCCACATTCCCCTGGTGTCCCCGTGCCTCCCGGCGGTGGTGGCACCCTTGGTGCCCGCCACGTTGGACGCCGCAGCAGCCTTGGGCGAGACCACCGTGATCTCGCCGTCCTCTGCGCCGGCTGCCGGCTCCGCATGCACACATCCCCCGCCGCCTCCCCCCCGGACGCCGTCCTTGGTTCCGCTGTTAGCCGCCCCCGTGCCTCCGCCCACGCTGCCTTACACCTTCGCCCGCCCTCGACACCCGCAGCCGACCAAGGCCAATAAAAAGCGAGACTTGAAGAAGATTACCCCAGCCAACCCGATTGCCCCCCAGCAGCTCTTCATCACAA GTGTCATCCCAACAGTGAAGACTGATGTGACTTCATCTCCCAGTGTGCTGATCACTCATTGTGGTGTG GCTGGTGGCTTCACTGTCGTACCTAAAACCCCGACGTCACCCCAGTGCATTGTCCCCTCGGAGAACTCGTTTTCCTCAAGCCATCGAACCCAGGAGCCCCCCTCTGGTGTCG TTCAGGGCCAGCCAGGAACAGGCCAAGGCTCCCCTTGTGCTTTAGATCAAGTTCCAAGTCCACCCTCGTTGATCAGCAGCAGCACCACACCTCAG ATTCCGAGGAGAGCGCACATCGCCGAGCAGAAGAGGCGATCAAATATAAACCACTGCTTCAAAACGCTCGGCAGCCTGATTCCCACCCTCAACTCCCAAGCCAAT GTCAGTATTGCAGTCAAAATGCAGAAGACGGTGGAACACATTGAGAAGCTGAAGCAGGAGCGGGAACAAATGCAAGAAGACATAAGGAAGCTGCAGGAGGAGATCACAAGCCTCAAGGTCTCCATTAA CCTGTGCCACGACCAGATGCCGGCCACGGGAGCGCAGGTCACGCAGCGACGTTTTGACCACATGCAGCACAGGTTTACCGAGTACGTCAAGCTGCGTTCCCGGCAGGACTGGAAGTTCTGGATT TTCAGCGTCATCATCAAGCCTCTCTTCGAGTCCTTCAACAAGATGGTGTCGACAGCGAGCGCAACAGAACTTTGCAAGACCACGCTGGAGTGGCTCGAACGTCACTGCTCCCTGGTCGCACTCAGGCCCA
- the mlxip gene encoding MLX-interacting protein isoform X1, with protein sequence MASRHQSSRQRESKQLRDDDDDDDDSDAEETGPSRSPSPSPSRGTRRSQIIHSGHFMVSSPHSEHPPKKGYDFDTVNKQTCQTYHFGKASTSQISIDASLTKLFECMTLAYSGKLVSPKWKNFKGLKLLWRDKIRLNNAIWRAWYMQYVERRQNPVCHFVTPLDGNIDLEAHRTSEMITTEGKCWKRRIEIVTREYHKWRTYFKKRLQKHKDDDLSSLLKGPKEQLALFGEVSPDMLRACFYQDEESEPPVPMELESLFDMEVLMSEVPDTLFSTLVSHQTTAWTNPKENAHVVNADMIQPGLMQLQPNLDFPFDPLQDLFHSFRPPVFLPVSPTAPSVTPLPSSSCPSQGQLLSSMQLADGHIPSRMTSGTSVGSIADNYLPLYPGQVELSDHAAISPHIPLVSPCLPAVVAPLVPATLDAAAALGETTVISPSSAPAAGSACTHPPPPPPRTPSLVPLLAAPVPPPTLPYTFARPRHPQPTKANKKRDLKKITPANPIAPQQLFITSVIPTVKTDVTSSPSVLITHCGVAGGFTVVPKTPTSPQCIVPSENSFSSSHRTQEPPSGVVQGQPGTGQGSPCALDQVPSPPSLISSSTTPQIPRRAHIAEQKRRSNINHCFKTLGSLIPTLNSQANVSIAVKMQKTVEHIEKLKQEREQMQEDIRKLQEEITSLKVSINLCHDQMPATGAQVTQRRFDHMQHRFTEYVKLRSRQDWKFWIFSVIIKPLFESFNKMVSTASATELCKTTLEWLERHCSLVALRPMVSNSLCHLSTSTSILSDPSRLPEEAIQALRHGEVEPRSQAS encoded by the exons ATGGCTTCGAGGCACCAGAGTTCCAGGCAGCGAGAGAGTAAACAACTgcgggacgacgacgacgacgatgacgactcGGACGCCGAGGAGACGGGCCCGAGCCGCAGCCCCAGCCCGAGCCCAAGCCGGGGCACCCGTCGGTCGCAGATCATCCACAGCGGGCACTTCATGGTATCCTCGCCACACAGCGAGCACCCGCCGAAGAAAGGCTACGACTTCGACACCGTCAACAAACAGACCTGTCAGACGTACCACTTCGGCAAGGCCAGCACATCGCAAATCTCCATCGACGCCTCGCTCACCAAACTCTTCGAGTGCATGACGCTGGCCTACAG TGGTAAACTGGTGTCTCCCAAATGGAAAAACTTCAAAGGTCTGAAGCTGCTGTGGAGGGACAAGATCCGCCTCAACAACGCCATCTGGAGGGCCTGGTATATGCAGT ATGTGGAAAGAAGACAAAATCCCGTTTGTCATTTTGTGACCCCACTGGATGGAAACATAGATCTGGAAGCGCATCGTACTTCAGag ATGATCACCACAGAGGGCAAATGCTGGAAGAGAAGAATAGAAATTGTCACCCGAGAGTATCACAAGTGGAGGACCTACTTCAAGAAAAGA TTGCAGAAGCACAAGGATGACGACCTTTCGAGTTTGCTCAAG GGGCCCAAGGAGCAGTTAGCGCTGTTTGGGGAAGTCTCTCCAGACATGCTCCGTGCTTGCTTTTATCAGGATGAAGAGAGCGAGCCCCCCGTGCCCATGGAGCTGGAGAGCCTCTTCGACATGGAGGTGCTGATGTCCGAGGTGCCTGACACGCTATTCTCCACCTTGGTCTCACACCAGACCACCGCCTGGACCAACCCCAAGGAGAACG CTCATGTGGTGAATGCAGACATGATACAACCGGGCCTCATGCAGTTGCAGCCCAACCTGGACTTCCCTTTCGATCCACTACAAG ACTTATTTCACAGCTTCCGTCCGCCCGTCTTCCTCCCCGTTTCCCCCACCGCACCATCAGTCACCCCACTGCCCAGCAGCAGCTGTCCGTCGCAG GGCCAGTTGTTGTCGTCCATGCAGCTCGCAGACGGCCACATCCCGTCTCGCATGACCAGTGGAACCAGTGTCGGTTCCATTGCGGACAACTACTTGCCTCTTTATCCGGGCCAGGTGGAGCTCAGTGACCACGCAGCCATCTCCCCCCACATTCCCCTGGTGTCCCCGTGCCTCCCGGCGGTGGTGGCACCCTTGGTGCCCGCCACGTTGGACGCCGCAGCAGCCTTGGGCGAGACCACCGTGATCTCGCCGTCCTCTGCGCCGGCTGCCGGCTCCGCATGCACACATCCCCCGCCGCCTCCCCCCCGGACGCCGTCCTTGGTTCCGCTGTTAGCCGCCCCCGTGCCTCCGCCCACGCTGCCTTACACCTTCGCCCGCCCTCGACACCCGCAGCCGACCAAGGCCAATAAAAAGCGAGACTTGAAGAAGATTACCCCAGCCAACCCGATTGCCCCCCAGCAGCTCTTCATCACAA GTGTCATCCCAACAGTGAAGACTGATGTGACTTCATCTCCCAGTGTGCTGATCACTCATTGTGGTGTG GCTGGTGGCTTCACTGTCGTACCTAAAACCCCGACGTCACCCCAGTGCATTGTCCCCTCGGAGAACTCGTTTTCCTCAAGCCATCGAACCCAGGAGCCCCCCTCTGGTGTCG TTCAGGGCCAGCCAGGAACAGGCCAAGGCTCCCCTTGTGCTTTAGATCAAGTTCCAAGTCCACCCTCGTTGATCAGCAGCAGCACCACACCTCAG ATTCCGAGGAGAGCGCACATCGCCGAGCAGAAGAGGCGATCAAATATAAACCACTGCTTCAAAACGCTCGGCAGCCTGATTCCCACCCTCAACTCCCAAGCCAAT GTCAGTATTGCAGTCAAAATGCAGAAGACGGTGGAACACATTGAGAAGCTGAAGCAGGAGCGGGAACAAATGCAAGAAGACATAAGGAAGCTGCAGGAGGAGATCACAAGCCTCAAGGTCTCCATTAA CCTGTGCCACGACCAGATGCCGGCCACGGGAGCGCAGGTCACGCAGCGACGTTTTGACCACATGCAGCACAGGTTTACCGAGTACGTCAAGCTGCGTTCCCGGCAGGACTGGAAGTTCTGGATT TTCAGCGTCATCATCAAGCCTCTCTTCGAGTCCTTCAACAAGATGGTGTCGACAGCGAGCGCAACAGAACTTTGCAAGACCACGCTGGAGTGGCTCGAACGTCACTGCTCCCTGGTCGCACTCAGGCCCA